Within Candidatus Binatia bacterium, the genomic segment TTCGGATGCAGCCGTGGTACTGGAACGGTCTGTTGGTGAGCGTATAACTGGACACTGAAGGAGGACCGAATGGCGAGTGACACGTATCACGAACCGCTGGAGCTCCTGTCGGGGGAGACGCGCGATATGCACCGTGCGATCGTCAGCCTGATGGAGGAGATGCAAGCCATCGACTGGTATCAGCAACGCGCCGACGCGTGTGCCGATCCGCAGTTGAAGGACGTGCTGCTGCACAACAAGGACGAAGAGATCGAGCACGCCTCGATGCTCATGGAGTGGATCCGCCGTCACAATGATTACTTCGACCAGATGATGCGGAAG encodes:
- a CDS encoding ferritin, which translates into the protein MASDTYHEPLELLSGETRDMHRAIVSLMEEMQAIDWYQQRADACADPQLKDVLLHNKDEEIEHASMLMEWIRRHNDYFDQMMRK